Proteins from one Camelina sativa cultivar DH55 chromosome 8, Cs, whole genome shotgun sequence genomic window:
- the LOC104707515 gene encoding uncharacterized protein LOC104707515, which produces MNGPIPEPVVDIQVQGIRLSPSEEYTNSAHRFSINTINNEIRVNLTTGDQTQTLEPYSYHSTNFSLPSFSHHDIQSSLQNLLHSEEHWLCDRLVQKISTTAINSGFGDNDIELTVLVTVTYQRESEAERSLNVLRRMVLQGGIEADELKCLNMETESCSVCLKSLVSSSRILTRMGCSHVFHSSCLFEWLKRKNTSPLCRIVLFDQ; this is translated from the coding sequence ATGAATGGTCCCATTCCCGAACCCGTAGTGGACATTCAGGTCCAAGGGATAAGACTCTCTCCCTCAGAAGAATATACAAACTCAGCCCACCGATTCAGCATCAATACCATAAACAATGAGATCCGTGTAAACCTAACCACAGGCGATCAAACCCAAACGTTAGAGCCATATTCATATCATTCCACAAATTTCAGTCTTCCTAGTTTTAGTCACCACGACATCCAATCATCACTCCAAAATCTACTCCATAGCGAAGAACATTGGTTGTGCGATCGCTTAGTCCAAAAGATCTCAACGACTGCTATCAACTCAGGTTTTGGGGACAATGACATTGAATTGACCGTGCTCGTCACAGTTACTTACCAGCGGGAGTCGGAAGCCGAGAGATCATTAAACGTATTGAGGAGGATGGTTCTACAAGGGGGGATTGAAGCAGATGAACTGAAGTGTTTGAACATGGAAACAGAGTCTTGTTCCGTCTGTCTCAAGAGTCTAGTCTCCAGTTCGAGAATACTCACTCGCATGGGTTGTTCCCATGTTTTCCACAGTAGCTGTCTCTTCGAGTGGCTCAAACGCAAAAACACTAGCCCTTTGTGTCGAATTGTGCTCTTTGATCAGTGA
- the LOC104709688 gene encoding uncharacterized protein LOC104709688 — translation MNGPIVPELKFRSSKLYPSQQNSVLINIDTIHEVISVNPTTGNRTRWSIPMLRPFLVDINLRSCSPHYIRRLLHDRFVSYPPQLCFCNALASDISDLAIKLGFGHNGFTLTMNFTLTYKNTVRVHNDDGLLGMVVRLGMMKAEELMSLNMETEPCSICLESLVSGSKPIEVTRMSCSHVFHNHCLLEWLKRKNTCPLCRTVLYARFSF, via the coding sequence ATGAATGGTCCCATTGTTCCCGAACTGAAATTTCGATCCAGCAAACTCTATCCATCACAACAAAACTCAGTCCTCATCAACATCGACACCATACACGAAGTGATCTCCGTAAACCCAACGACAGGCAACAGAACCAGATGGTCCATTCCGATGTTACGACCTTTTCTCGTCGATATCAATCTCCGTAGTTGTAGTCCCCACTACATCCGGAGGCTTCTCCACGATAGATTCGTTAGCTACCCTCCTCAGCTTTGTTTCTGCAATGCCTTGGCCTCAGATATCTCAGATCTTGCTATCAAGTTAGGTTTTGGCCACAACGGCTTTACCCTGACCATGAATTTCACGCTTACTTACAAGAATACCGTCCGTGTTCATAACGACGACGGATTATTGGGGATGGTGGTTCGACTAGGGATGATGAAAGCAGAGGAATTGATGAGTTTGAACATGGAAACAGAGCCTTGTTCCATCTGTCTCGAGAGTCTAGTCTCCGGTTCGAAACCTATCGAAGTCACACGCATGAGTTGTTCCCATGTCTTCCACAATCACTGTCTCTTGGAGTGGCTCAAGCGTAAAAACACTTGTCCGTTGTGTCGAACTGTGCTCTACGCTCGCTTTagtttttag
- the LOC104709689 gene encoding uncharacterized protein LOC104709689, giving the protein MNGPIPEPVVDIQVQVTRLSPSEEFTNSRRFIINTINKEIRVNLTTGDQTQTSESFTYYSTNFSLPSFSHHDIQSKLQNILHSEEHWLCDRLVPKISTTAINSGFGENDIELTVHVTVTYRREYVEVIPVPAETLLDVLRRVVLQGRIEADELKSLNMETESCSICLQSLGSSSKIPSRMSCSHVFHDSCLVEWLLRKNTCPLCRTVLYDVSDSALLSVIGTEE; this is encoded by the coding sequence ATGAATGGTCCCATTCCCGAACCCGTAGTGGACATTCAGGTCCAAGTGACAAGACTCTCTCCATCAGAAGAATTTACAAACTCACGCCGATTCATCATCAATACCATAAACAAGGAGATCCGTGTAAACCTAACCACAGGCGATCAAACCCAAACGTCAGAGTCATTTACATATTATTCCACCAATTTCAGTCTTCCTAGTTTTAGTCACCACGACATCCAATCAAAACTCCAAAATATACTCCATAGCGAAGAACATTGGTTGTGCGATCGCTTAGTCCCAAAGATCTCAACGACTGCTATCAATTCAGGTTTTGGGGAGAATGACATTGAATTGACCGTGCACGTCACAGTTACTTACCGGCGAGAGTACGTCGAGGTTATTCCCGTTCCCGCCGAGACATTATTAGATGTATTGAGGAGGGTGGTTCTACAAGGGAGGATTGAAGCAGATGAACTGAAGAGTTTGAACATGGAAACAGAGTCATGTTCCATCTGTCTCCAGAGTCTAGGCTCCAGTTCGAAAATACCCAGTCGCATGAGTTGTTCCCATGTTTTCCATGATAGCTGTCTCGTGGAGTGGCTCTTACGCAAAAACACTTGCCCTTTGTGTCGGACTGTGCTCTACGATGTGTCGGACTCTGCTCTACTATCGGTGATTGGAACAGAGGAATGA
- the LOC104709690 gene encoding E3 ubiquitin-protein ligase AIP2 — translation MILLGKIKAEVLKNLNMETESCSICLENLVSGPKPCDFMTRMTCSHVFHGFCLFEWLKRKHTCPLCRTVL, via the exons ATGATTCTACTAGGAAAGATAAAAGCAGAGGTGTTGAAGAATTTGAACATGGAAACAGAGTCGTGTTCCATCTGTCTTGAGAATCTTG TCTCCGGTCCGAAACCTTGCGACTTCATGACACGGATGACTTGTTCCCATGTATTTCACGGTTTCTGTCTCTTTGAGTGGCTCAAGCGTAAACACACTTGTCCGTTGTGTCGGACTGTGCTCTAG
- the LOC104707516 gene encoding maspardin encodes MKGVSSTPGDYVYFKSQVPLHKIPIGTKQWRYYDFGPKTVPPLICIPGIAGTADVYYKQIMALSMKGYRVISVDIPRVWSYHEWIQAFEKFLDTIDVHHVHLYGTSLGGFLAQLFAHHRPRRVKSLVLSNTYLDTRTFAAAMPWAPFVSWTPSFLLKRYVLTGIRDGPHEPFIADSVDFAVSQVETLSKDDLAARLTLTVDAASVGSLLLSDSAITIMDTNDYCAIPQHLKDELTERYPEARRAYLKTGGDFPFLSRPDEVNLHLQLHLRRVKVEPRPEVVNTISKDGADGTDSSSQSKDEEKDDRNNNMPQGSGSSSSDQSPTFPESSGSSNDPPLPTDTIQLQSSSIDTLILAQVAGEVYQSCLLFTLCYCTLVLVHGGFISRQSV; translated from the exons ATGAAAGGCGTCTCTTCGACGCCCGGAGATTACGTCTACTTCAAATCTCAGGTTCCTCTTCATAAGATTCCC ATTGGGACTAAGCAATGGCGTTATTATGACTTTGGTCCAAAGACTGTTCCTCCGCTCATATGTATTCCTGGAATTGCTGGTACTGCAGATGTTTATTATAAACAGATTATGGCACTCTCTATGAAG GGTTATCGGGTAATTTCAGTTGACATACCACGGGTTTGGAGTTATCATGAGTGGATTCAAGCATTTGAGAAATTCTTGGACACCATTGATGTTCATCAC GTTCATCTCTATGGTACCTCCCTTGGAGGCTTCTTAGCACAACTCTTTGCTCATCACCGTCCAAGACGAGTTAAATCATTGGTTTTATCGAATACGTATTTGGATACTCGCACATTTGCTGCTGCAATGCCATGGGCTCCTTT TGTTAGTTGGActccttcttttttgttgaaacGATACGTCTTAACGGGAATACGTGATGGACCTCACGAACCCTTTATCGCTGACTCTGTGGACTTTGCTGTTTCTCAG GTTGAGACATTGTCAAAAGATGATTTGGCTGCCCGGTTAACCTTAACAGTGGATGCTGCTTCCGTGGGATCTCTACTACTCTCTGATTCGGCCATCACTATAATGGAT ACGAATGATTACTGCGCAATACCACAACATCTTAAGGATGAACTTACAGAGAGGTATCCCGAAGCAAGGAGAGCTTACTTAAAGACTGGAGGAGATTTCCCGTTCCTATCACGGCCCGACGAAGTCAATTTGCATCTACAG CTGCACTTAAGGCGGGTAAAAGTAGAACCACGGCCCGAAGTGGTTAATACCATTTCAAAAGACGGCGCAGATGGCACAGACAGTAGCAGCCAGAGCAAGGATGAGGAGAAGGACGACCGTAACAACAATATGCCTCAAGGCTCCGGAAGCTCATCTTCAGATCAATCACCAACATTTCCAGAAAGTTCCGGAAGCTCCAATGATCCGCCTTTACCTACAGACACCATTCAGTTGCAAAGTTCATCAATAGACACCCTCATATTAGCACAAGTCGCTGGTGAAGTGTATCAGTCATGTCTGCTTTTCACGTTGTGTTACTGTACATTGGTTTTGGTTCATGGTGGTTTCATCTCCAGACAATCGGTTTAG
- the LOC104709691 gene encoding F-box protein At1g49990-like: MEIVNGVSLLRRSLPTVSKNKIKKIRVVSYADGLVLLRLKEEEEEDQIVIRYYVGNPVLAQWIQLPPSSPDPPRNASPYPGHYTDTGLVTRMRNGALLGYKVVRINSKAWHPFPGYYSQTWSFEVFSSDKGEWSVEQVSCPVCGVSMRNVSNPGSLNGKLHWLDGSRRVIVHDFFSCDDQVRALPLPAMMESAEWLRSERRRRQIDKCPLPLRKKICTTSQGDFVIIDVGSIDEVKSYNVRVMRLKTDSWNWEKAWEINMSCVGLGFKCVPMAINCFDINIIYLWDLDRNCFLACNIRTHKILCDTRKDGAAYNPKYFCPIFREDHITREDGTFYKEDTFCYEPRSSLLHFVLSLQVIPT; the protein is encoded by the exons ATGGAAATCGTTAACGGAGTCAGCCTACTTCGGCGATCTCTACCAAC TGTTAGTAAGAATAAGATAAAAAAGATTAGAGTTGTGTCTTACGCTGATGGATTGGTCTTGCTTCGTCtcaaagaggaggaggaggaggaccagATAGTGATACGTTACTACGTTGGGAATCCAGTGTTAGCACAATGGATTCAACTCCCTCCCTCTTCTCCTGATCCTCCTAGAAACGCTTCTCCATACCCTGGTCATTACACTGATACGGGACTTGTGACACGAATGCGTAATGGTGCCCTCTTAGGTTACAAGGTGGTTCGGATAAATAGCAAAGCATGGCACCCTTTTCCTGGTTATTATTCTCAGACATGGAGTTTTGAGGTTTTCTCATCGGATAAAGGTGAATGGAGTGTTGAACAAGTCTCTTGTCCAGTTTGTGGTGTTAGTATGCGCAACGTATCCAATCCTGGTTCTTTGAATGGGAAACTTCACTGGCTTGATGGCTCCCGCCGTGTTATCGTTCATGATTTCTTCTCTTGTGATGATCAAGTTCGAGCATTACCACTACCCGCCATGATGGAAAGCGCTGAGTGGCTACGGTCTGAGCGTCGACGACGTCAAATAGATAAATGCCCCCTTCCACTCCGTAAGAAGATCTGCACCACCTCGCAAGGAGATTTTGTGATTATTGATGTTGGATCCATAGACGAGGTCAAGAGCTATAATGTTAGAGTTATGAGGCTCAAGACTGATTCTTGGAACTGGGAAAAGGCTTGGGAAATCAACATGTCATGTGTAGGGCTTGGATTTAAGTGTGTCCCAATGGCAATCAACTGTTTTGACATCAACATCATATATCTATGGGACTTAGACCGTAACTGTTTCCTCGCTTGTAACATTCGTACACATAAGATATTGTGTGATACTCGTAAAGATGGTGCCGCTTACAACCCCAAATATTTCTGTCCTATCTTTCGAGAAGATCATATTACTCGTGAAGATGGTACTTTCTACAAGGAAGATACTTTCTGCTACGAGCCACGTTCAAGCCTTTTGCATTTTGTTCTGTCCTTGCAAGTCATACCTACATAG
- the LOC104707520 gene encoding uncharacterized protein LOC104707520 isoform X1, translating to MFPSFVQRVRSPKTQITTLNSIKGFGFSSLINLKPQIRTGVFWDLDNKPPASFPPYDAAVKLRTAASSFGFVKLMVAYANRHAFSYVPLVVREERRDRKLLNELENTGKVKPPEPYFCGVCDRRFYTNANLINHFKQIHETEHQKRMRQIESSKGHQRVRLLAKYSMKIEKYKRAARKVLTPKEGYGLADELKRAGFWVKMVSDKPEAADVALKEHMVDVMDKREVECVVLVSDDSGYAGVLREAKERCLRTVVIGDLNEGALKRVADVSYSWKEVVMGKAKKEVEKVVGKWKDRDVLKKLEWSYDPALEKERGGSCGVWDYEFDWDDDEIENVTEVEIGDGGDWWKIDNEDGVASSRPCGSHHTIVGIDCAEAANNNLGS from the coding sequence ATGTTCCCAAGCTTCGTCCAGAGAGTTCGGAGCCCCAAAACCCAAATCACAACTCTCAATTCAATCAAAGGTTTTGGCTTTAGCTCAttaataaaccttaaacccCAAATCCGAACAGGGGTGTTCTGGGACCTAGACAACAAACCACCAGCCTCTTTCCCTCCATACGACGCCGCCGTAAAGCTCCGAACCGCCGCGTCGTCTTTCGGATTCGTGAAACTTATGGTGGCGTACGCGAATCGTCACGCCTTCAGCTACGTTCCTTTAGTAGTtcgagaagagaggagagataGGAAACTGCTGAACGAGTTGGAGAACACAGGTAAGGTTAAACCGCCGGAGCCTTACTTCTGCGGTGTTTGTGACCGGAGGTTTTACACGAATGCGAATCTAATCAATCATTTCAAGCAGATTCACGAGACTGAGCATCAGAAACGTATGAGACAGATTGAATCATCCAAAGGGCATCAAAGAGTGAGGCTTTTGGCTAAGTATTCGATGAAGATTGAAAAGTATAAAAGAGCGGCGAGGAAGGTTTTGACTCCCAAAGAAGGTTACGGGTTAGCTGATGAGCTGAAACGAGCTGGGTTTTGGGTGAAGATGGTTAGTGATAAGCCAGAAGCTGCTGATGTGGCGTTGAAGGAACATATGGTTGATGTGATGGATAAGAGAGAAGTGGAGTGTGTTGTTCTTGTGTCTGATGATTCTGGTTATGCAGGGGTTTTGAGGGAAGCTAAGGAGAGGTGTTTGAGGACTGTTGTGATTGGGGATTTGAATGAAGGTGCGTTGAAGAGAGTAGCTGATGTTTCGTATTCGTGGAAGGAAGTTGTGATGGGGAAGGCTAAGAAGGAAGTTGAGAAGGTTGTTGGGAAGTGGAAGGATAGAGATGTGTTGAAGAAGTTGGAGTGGAGTTATGATCCTGctttggagaaagagagaggaggtTCTTGTGGTGTTTGGGATTACGAGTTTGATTgggatgatgatgagattgagAATGTAACAGAGGTGGAGATTGGAGATGGTGGTGATTGGTGGAAGATAGATAATGAAGATGGTGTTGCATCTTCTAGACCTTGTGGATCACATCACACCATTGTCGGGATTGATTGCGCAGAGGCAGCTAACAACAACTTAGGCAGTTAA
- the LOC104707520 gene encoding uncharacterized protein LOC104707520 isoform X2 — protein MFPSFVQRVRSPKTQITTLNSIKGFGFSSLINLKPQIRTGVFWDLDNKPPASFPPYDAAVKLRTAASSFGFVKLMVAYANRHAFSYVPLVVREERRDRKLLNELENTGKVKPPEPYFCGVCDRRFYTNANLINHFKQIHETEHQKRMRQIESSKGHQRVRLLAKYSMKIEKYKRAARKVLTPKEGYGLADELKRAGFWVKMVSDKPEAADVALKEHMVDVMDKREVECVVLVSDDSGYAGVLREAKERCLRTVVIGDLNEGALKRVADVSYSWKEVVMGKAKKEVEKVVGKWKDRDVLKKLEWSYDPALEKERGGSCGVWDYEFDWDDDEIENVTEVEIGDGGDWWKIDNEDGVASSRPCGSHHTIVGIDCAEAANNNLGS, from the exons ATGTTCCCAAGCTTCGTCCAGAGAGTTCGGAGCCCCAAAACCCAAATCACAACTCTCAATTCAATCAAAGGTTTTGGCTTTAGCTCAttaataaaccttaaacccCAAATCCGAACAGGGGTGTTCTGGGACCTAGACAACAAACCACCAGCCTCTTTCCCTCCATACGACGCCGCCGTAAAGCTCCGAACCGCCGCGTCGTCTTTCGGATTCGTGAAACTTATGGTGGCGTACGCGAATCGTCACGCCTTCAGCTACGTTCCTTTAGTAGTtcgagaagagaggagagataGGAAACTGCTGAACGAGTTGGAGAACACAGGTAAGGTTAAACCGCCGGAGCCTTACTTCTGCGGTGTTTGTGACCGGAGGTTTTACACGAATGCGAATCTAATCAATCATTTCAAGCAGATTCACGAGACTGAGCATCAGAAACGTATGAGACAGATTGAATCATCCAAAGGGCATCAAAGAGTGAGGCTTTTGGCTAAGTATTCGATGAAGATTGAAAAGTATAAAAGAGCGGCGAGGAAGGTTTTGACTCCCAAAGAAGGTTACGGGTTAGCTGATGAGCTGAAACGAGCTGGGTTTTGGGTGAAGATGGTTAGTGATAAGCCAGAAGCTGCTGATGTGGCGTTGAAGGAACATATG GTTGATGTGATGGATAAGAGAGAAGTGGAGTGTGTTGTTCTTGTGTCTGATGATTCTGGTTATGCAGGGGTTTTGAGGGAAGCTAAGGAGAGGTGTTTGAGGACTGTTGTGATTGGGGATTTGAATGAAGGTGCGTTGAAGAGAGTAGCTGATGTTTCGTATTCGTGGAAGGAAGTTGTGATGGGGAAGGCTAAGAAGGAAGTTGAGAAGGTTGTTGGGAAGTGGAAGGATAGAGATGTGTTGAAGAAGTTGGAGTGGAGTTATGATCCTGctttggagaaagagagaggaggtTCTTGTGGTGTTTGGGATTACGAGTTTGATTgggatgatgatgagattgagAATGTAACAGAGGTGGAGATTGGAGATGGTGGTGATTGGTGGAAGATAGATAATGAAGATGGTGTTGCATCTTCTAGACCTTGTGGATCACATCACACCATTGTCGGGATTGATTGCGCAGAGGCAGCTAACAACAACTTAGGCAGTTAA